In the Nicotiana tabacum cultivar K326 chromosome 16, ASM71507v2, whole genome shotgun sequence genome, one interval contains:
- the LOC107763647 gene encoding uncharacterized protein LOC107763647, whose product MQISRSIQCTWTPQYYSHEMLRSFKPYISRTFSSSIRSRKYPFPMANLSTVSTQKEAVSTQHESTQIVPKPLQVAKRLEKFKTTIFTQMSMLAIKHGAINLGQGFPNFDGPDFVKEAAIQGIKEGKNQYARGYGVPDLNSAVAARFKKDSGLEVDPENEVTVTSGCTEAIAATILGLINPGDEVILFAPFYDSYEATLSMAGAKIKGITLRPPDFSLPIDELKSAVSKSTRAILLNTPHNPTGKMFTREELNVIASLCIENDILVFADEVYDKLAFEMEHISIASLPGMYERTVTMNSLGKTFSLTGWKIGWAIAPPHLTWGVRQAHSYLTFATSTPMQYAAATALRAPDSYYEELKRDYSAKKAILVEGLKAAGFTVYPSSGTYFVVVDHTPFGLENDIAFCEYLIKEIGVVAIPTSVFYLNPEEGKNLVRFTFCKDDDTLKSAVQRMKEKLSKK is encoded by the exons ATGCAAATCTCTCGGTCAATCCAATGTACCTGGACACCTCAGTATTATTCACATGAGATGCTGAGGAGCTTTAAACCCTATATTTCCCGCACCTTCTCCAGCAGCATTAGAAGCAGAAAATACCCTTTTCCAATGGCGAATTTGTCCACCGTTTCAACACAGAAAGAGGCTGTTTCTACTCAACATGAGTCAACCCAGATTGTCCCTAAGCCTTTGCAG GTTGCCAAGCGCTTAGAGAAGTTCAAAACTACAATTTTCACCCAAATGAGTATGCTAGCCATCAAGCATGGAGCTATAAACCTTGGCCAGGGCTTTCCCAACTTTGACGGCCCTGATTTTGTAAAAGAAGCAGCTATTCAAGGCATTAAGGAAGGTAAAAATCAGTATGCTCGAGGATATGGAGTCCCAGACCTCAACTCTGCTGTGGCTGCTAGATTCAAGAAAGACAGTGGACTTGAGGTTGACCCTGAAAATGAAGTTACTGTGACTTCGGGCTGCACCGAAGCAATTGCTGCAACCATTTTGGGCTTGATAAATCCTGGTGATGAGGTTATCCTGTTTGCTCCTTTTTATGATTCTTATGAGGCTACTTTATCTATGGCTGGAGCAAAAATAAAGGGTATTACTTTAAGACCGCCAGATTTTTCTCTTCCAATTGATGAGCTAAAATCAGCAGTATCAAAGAGTACTCGAGCAATCCTTCTAAACACTCCTCATAACCCCACAGGGAAGATGTTCACTCGAGAAGAACTCAATGTCATTGCCTCTCTGTGCATTGAGAATGATATTCTAGTTTTTGCTGACGAAGTATATGACAAACTAGCCTTTGAAATGGAACATATTTCAATTGCTTCTCTTCCGGGGATGTACGAACGAACTGTGACTATGAATTCTTTGGGAAAGACATTTTCGCTGACAGGCTGGAAAATAGGTTGGGCGATTGCTCCTCCTCATTTGACATGGGGAGTAAGACAGGCTCATTCCTACCTTACCTTTGCAACATCCACCCCGATGCAATATGCAGCAGCAACTGCCCTTAGAGCCCCAGATTCTTATTATGAGGAGCTTAAGAGGGATTACTCGGCCAAAAAGGCAATATTGGTGGAGGGGTTAAAGGCAGCTGGTTTCACAGTATACCCCTCGAGTGGAACGTACTTTGTGGTTGTTGATCACACTCCTTTTGGGCTAGAAAATGACATTGCCTTCTGCGAATACCTGATCAAGGAAATTGGTGTTGTAGCCATTCCAACTAGCGTATTCTATCTAAATCCAGAAGAAGGGAAGAATCTTGTCAGGTTTACCTTCTGCAAAGATGATGATACTCTTAAAAGTGCAGTGCAGAGGATGAAGGAGAAGCTGTCAAAGAAGTGA